A genomic segment from Paenibacillus sp. FSL K6-1096 encodes:
- the nagB gene encoding glucosamine-6-phosphate deaminase, which translates to MNILKFQHEEDFAATGANLIASLLQSNPRAVLGLATGSSPLGVYAKLVEMHRKGVVSFAKASSYNLDEYVGLPADHPQSYRSFMNEHLFSHIDIDLDRTHVPNGNAPDLAAECLAYDKLLEDNGPVDLQILGIGSNGHIGFNEPDASLSSGTHVVDLLEETREANARFFDKLEDVPRQAVTMGIGGILKAKQIVLLVRGEEKAEAVRQALEGPITTQCPASLLQSHPNVVVLLDEGAAKWLK; encoded by the coding sequence ATGAACATTTTGAAATTCCAGCACGAAGAAGATTTCGCAGCAACCGGAGCGAACCTCATTGCCAGTCTGCTGCAGAGCAATCCCAGAGCCGTTCTGGGTCTGGCGACCGGAAGCTCGCCGCTCGGGGTATACGCCAAGCTGGTGGAAATGCACCGCAAGGGTGTGGTCAGCTTCGCCAAAGCCTCATCCTACAATCTTGACGAATATGTCGGACTGCCGGCCGATCATCCGCAGAGCTACCGCAGCTTCATGAATGAGCATCTGTTCAGCCACATCGATATCGACCTGGACCGCACCCATGTCCCTAACGGGAATGCTCCGGATCTTGCGGCCGAATGCCTGGCTTATGACAAGCTGCTTGAGGATAACGGACCCGTCGATCTGCAGATCCTGGGCATCGGCAGCAATGGCCATATCGGCTTCAATGAGCCGGATGCCAGCCTGAGCAGCGGAACGCATGTCGTAGACCTGCTCGAAGAGACCCGGGAAGCTAACGCCCGCTTCTTCGACAAGCTGGAGGATGTGCCCCGCCAGGCGGTAACGATGGGCATCGGCGGTATTCTGAAGGCGAAGCAGATTGTACTGCTGGTGCGCGGGGAAGAGAAGGCAGAAGCAGTCCGGCAGGCGCTTGAGGGTCCAATTACGACCCAGTGTCCCGCCTCTCTGCTGCAGAGTCACCCGAACGTAGTCGTGCTGCTGGATGAAGGAGCTGCCAAATGGCTAAAATAA
- the nagA gene encoding N-acetylglucosamine-6-phosphate deacetylase, which translates to MAKINAVAGELFYGRVLTPAGIIEQGVIAVSEGLIQYAGEAAWLPAACEGWQCAAREAEALFIPGFVDVHVHGGAGHDFMYSDADALDTITRFHASQGTTSMLATTMTASKADIDRVLAEVDAYRSREDGMPYARLEGVHLEGPFISQRWPGAQNPEHIVPANIEWLEEWEARYPGMIRQVTLAPEREGALEAVRWLRKRGITAALGHTDATFEEVIAAADAGLNQAVHQFNAMTPLHHRKPGTAGAVMYEPRIRAEIIADGIHVHPAAISIVARLKNEGNLLLITDAMSATGLSDGEYAIGDLPVIVKDGIATLKEHPEALAGSTLTMINGFRYLVRTVGLSLLEASQAASLTPAHSLGMERFIGSLEAGKRGDILQLDRDLNLHAIWIGGRKLD; encoded by the coding sequence ATGGCTAAAATAAACGCAGTTGCCGGTGAACTGTTCTACGGCAGAGTGCTTACGCCAGCCGGAATCATTGAGCAGGGTGTTATTGCCGTATCGGAAGGCTTGATTCAATATGCCGGGGAAGCCGCCTGGCTGCCCGCAGCCTGTGAAGGCTGGCAGTGTGCCGCCCGGGAGGCGGAGGCTCTGTTCATTCCCGGATTCGTCGATGTCCATGTACATGGCGGAGCAGGACATGATTTCATGTACAGCGATGCGGATGCCCTGGATACCATTACGCGGTTCCATGCTTCCCAAGGTACCACCTCCATGCTCGCTACGACCATGACAGCCTCCAAGGCAGATATTGACCGCGTGCTGGCAGAAGTGGATGCTTACCGCAGCCGTGAGGATGGAATGCCTTATGCCCGGCTGGAGGGTGTCCATCTGGAAGGGCCGTTCATCAGCCAGCGGTGGCCGGGGGCGCAGAATCCTGAGCATATTGTTCCGGCGAACATTGAATGGCTGGAGGAATGGGAAGCCCGGTATCCGGGCATGATCCGCCAGGTGACGCTTGCTCCTGAGCGCGAAGGCGCACTGGAAGCGGTCCGCTGGCTGCGTAAGCGCGGCATCACCGCCGCACTGGGCCACACCGACGCCACGTTCGAGGAGGTCATTGCCGCTGCCGATGCCGGATTGAATCAGGCTGTGCACCAGTTCAATGCCATGACGCCGCTTCATCACCGCAAGCCCGGCACCGCCGGAGCCGTTATGTATGAGCCGAGAATCCGCGCAGAGATTATCGCCGACGGCATCCATGTTCATCCGGCGGCTATCAGCATCGTTGCCCGGCTGAAGAATGAAGGGAATCTGCTGCTGATTACAGATGCCATGTCGGCAACAGGACTCAGCGACGGGGAATATGCCATCGGGGATCTGCCGGTGATTGTCAAAGACGGCATCGCCACGCTGAAGGAGCATCCCGAAGCGCTGGCCGGTAGTACCCTGACGATGATCAACGGCTTCCGCTATCTGGTCCGCACCGTTGGCCTCAGCCTGCTGGAGGCCTCACAGGCCGCCAGCCTGACTCCTGCGCATTCCCTTGGAATGGAGCGGTTCATTGGATCGCTTGAAGCCGGCAAAAGAGGAGACATTCTGCAGCTTGACCGCGATTTGAATCTGCACGCGATCTGGATTGGCGGGCGGAAGCTGGACTAA
- a CDS encoding YhcN/YlaJ family sporulation lipoprotein gives MLRAKWGLSVSAALLLGAISITGCGANHSANDGNMQTKNVRGTDGRIHVNAVQNNRAGAGDNDFGSMEISRKLADRVAAMPEVRSANVIQVGRSVYVAVMLEDTSGGMHTRNTDGMTGRGTAAGTPGMTGTGGSMAGIPKNTTGTGTVGGTGRMTSSGRGTALTDADTLTAEVKNKIAAEVHKADRNIKNVYVSANPDFVERADYYAREFGAGHPLKGFANEFRVMVERIFPAHSGY, from the coding sequence ATGCTGCGAGCGAAATGGGGGTTGTCGGTTTCTGCGGCCCTGCTGCTGGGTGCCATAAGCATCACCGGATGCGGCGCCAACCACTCAGCCAATGACGGAAACATGCAGACCAAAAATGTACGGGGGACAGATGGACGCATTCATGTGAATGCCGTACAGAACAACCGGGCCGGAGCAGGAGACAATGACTTCGGCAGCATGGAGATCAGCCGCAAGCTGGCTGACCGCGTTGCGGCGATGCCGGAGGTCCGTTCAGCCAACGTTATACAGGTGGGCCGGAGCGTTTACGTCGCCGTCATGCTGGAGGATACATCGGGCGGAATGCATACCCGGAATACGGATGGCATGACCGGAAGAGGAACAGCCGCAGGGACTCCCGGCATGACGGGTACAGGCGGTTCTATGGCCGGAATTCCGAAAAACACGACCGGTACAGGAACCGTTGGCGGTACGGGCAGGATGACGTCAAGCGGCCGGGGAACAGCCCTGACGGATGCAGACACGCTGACCGCAGAGGTGAAGAATAAGATTGCGGCAGAGGTCCATAAGGCTGACCGAAACATTAAGAATGTCTATGTCTCGGCGAACCCTGACTTCGTGGAACGGGCCGATTATTACGCCCGGGAATTCGGGGCCGGTCATCCTTTGAAGGGCTTTGCCAATGAATTCCGGGTCATGGTCGAGCGTATTTTCCCGGCGCACAGCGGATACTAA
- a CDS encoding glycosyltransferase family 4 protein, translating to MKILFTFYVPSGGVETLNRLRCESLQQNGIECHVLYLMPGTGSQNSVSFPVFITSQDEDIQAILNTHHYDAIVVTSDYFMLERLRRLGYGGIIIYESQGLGTRNEARCVITEAVPFLQAFCNAVLIPPTDHLLELFIEICPWLQRYIISNLVDVQTFRPIPGDKPVDPVIAWVGRLEPNKNWSEYLKIAHHLRKLKPGLHLWMFHDPALASEEQKEKFNEELHALGLNDRLIVFTNVPNQMMPLYYSSIAGSGGFLLSSSVTEGFGYAVAEAVSCSCPVLSTDSDGVRSFITHNVTGKFYPIGNVEAAVNEAVELMDNIPLREAIGQQGRQHMVTHFGASRYAHSFREMMNSFAIF from the coding sequence TTGAAGATTTTGTTTACGTTCTATGTACCAAGCGGAGGGGTCGAGACCCTGAACAGGCTGCGGTGCGAGAGTCTTCAGCAGAATGGCATCGAATGCCATGTGCTGTATCTCATGCCCGGAACCGGGAGCCAGAACAGTGTAAGCTTCCCTGTGTTCATCACTTCACAGGATGAAGATATCCAAGCGATACTGAATACCCATCATTATGATGCGATTGTTGTCACTTCAGATTACTTCATGCTGGAGAGGCTGCGCCGGCTTGGTTACGGCGGTATCATTATTTATGAATCGCAGGGGCTGGGAACACGGAACGAAGCCAGATGTGTAATCACGGAAGCTGTACCCTTTCTGCAGGCCTTCTGCAATGCTGTCCTAATTCCTCCGACAGACCATCTGCTGGAGCTGTTTATCGAGATCTGCCCCTGGCTTCAGCGCTATATTATTTCCAATCTGGTCGATGTGCAGACCTTCCGGCCTATCCCCGGCGATAAGCCTGTCGATCCGGTAATTGCCTGGGTCGGGCGGCTGGAGCCCAACAAAAACTGGAGCGAATACCTGAAGATTGCCCACCACCTCCGCAAGCTGAAGCCCGGGCTGCATCTCTGGATGTTCCATGATCCGGCGCTGGCCTCGGAGGAGCAGAAGGAGAAGTTCAATGAAGAGCTTCATGCCCTTGGGCTGAATGACCGGCTTATTGTATTCACCAACGTGCCGAATCAGATGATGCCCTTATACTATTCCTCCATTGCCGGCTCCGGGGGCTTCCTGCTGTCCAGCTCAGTCACTGAAGGCTTCGGTTATGCGGTAGCCGAGGCTGTCAGCTGCTCCTGTCCGGTGCTCAGCACAGACTCGGACGGCGTGCGCTCCTTCATCACCCATAATGTTACAGGCAAATTCTATCCGATCGGCAATGTGGAGGCTGCGGTGAATGAGGCCGTGGAGCTGATGGACAACATTCCGCTTAGGGAAGCCATTGGCCAGCAGGGCCGCCAGCATATGGTCACTCATTTCGGCGCAAGCCGGTACGCACATTCCTTCCGTGAAATGATGAACTCCTTCGCAATTTTTTAG
- a CDS encoding glycosyltransferase family 4 protein — MRIVFAVLTLSKGGAQRMLTELANRLAVIGHEVAILMPGNGRVEYEMKCPIITAPATVLKAEDFPYSDVIISNFYITVPVAEQASRQGKGLHLRLALCYEPTFLPDNALSFSSYHITRNLFVLSRWQQEMIRQNHGIKGRIVPVGVSPVFRNMQLRDAPGRPLMISAVMRRPEGGFAGHREQDYLLEQLDMVKQLHPEVVICIMVPPAEYAASESLQTRLGGRGYQIRTPGNDEELAYHYNESDIFVSSSTYDTGSLPGLEAMRCGAALVTVYSGGNLEYALHGQNCLMSYRYENRLAVDIDTLVNDKELRLHLAARGEEDSLRFTWERSVEIFQAELFELMSRQSL; from the coding sequence GTGAGAATTGTCTTTGCGGTGCTGACGTTATCCAAAGGCGGCGCGCAGCGGATGCTGACTGAGCTGGCCAACCGATTGGCTGTGATCGGCCATGAGGTTGCCATACTTATGCCGGGTAACGGAAGAGTAGAATATGAAATGAAATGCCCGATCATAACGGCGCCTGCTACGGTGCTGAAGGCAGAGGATTTTCCCTATAGTGATGTGATTATTTCCAATTTCTACATCACCGTACCCGTGGCGGAGCAGGCCAGCAGGCAGGGCAAAGGGCTGCATCTCCGGCTGGCCCTGTGCTACGAGCCGACCTTTCTGCCGGACAATGCGCTGTCCTTCTCTTCTTATCATATCACCCGCAATCTGTTTGTCTTGTCGCGCTGGCAGCAGGAGATGATCCGGCAGAATCACGGGATTAAGGGCAGAATCGTTCCGGTCGGCGTCAGTCCGGTATTCAGGAATATGCAACTTCGGGATGCACCGGGCAGGCCGCTAATGATCTCGGCGGTTATGCGCCGGCCGGAGGGCGGGTTCGCGGGCCACCGGGAGCAGGACTATCTGCTGGAGCAGCTGGATATGGTGAAGCAGCTTCACCCTGAGGTGGTAATCTGTATCATGGTTCCTCCTGCGGAGTATGCTGCCTCCGAGAGCCTGCAGACAAGGCTTGGCGGCAGGGGATATCAGATCCGGACGCCCGGGAATGACGAAGAGCTGGCTTACCACTATAATGAAAGTGACATCTTTGTCAGCTCCAGCACCTATGACACCGGTTCATTGCCGGGGCTGGAAGCGATGCGCTGCGGCGCTGCACTGGTGACGGTATATTCCGGGGGCAACCTCGAATACGCCCTGCACGGGCAGAACTGCCTGATGTCCTACCGTTATGAGAACCGCCTGGCCGTGGACATAGATACACTTGTTAATGACAAGGAGCTTCGCCTTCATCTGGCGGCCAGGGGGGAGGAGGACTCCTTGCGCTTTACCTGGGAGCGGAGCGTAGAGATTTTCCAGGCTGAGCTGTTCGAGCTGATGTCCAGACAGAGCTTATGA
- a CDS encoding glycosyltransferase, producing the protein MSRKNRVSVVIPFYNCPYVHLAVESVLAQSYPDIELIVVDDGSTLHMEKLEPYRSRITYIRKVNGGTASALNMGIQASSGAYFAWLSADDLFHPGKISRQMEAIRSSRVSFNHTAYYYINEQGERFSEIARMPSGSRAALIRTMMSGCPVNGSSVLLDMRIFSSVGLFNEALLYTQDYDMWLRILPHFEWSYIDQPLLDYRIHGGMGSVLFSEGQKQEIALVQARHRETLAQVLRKEERK; encoded by the coding sequence ATGAGTCGGAAGAACAGGGTCTCGGTAGTGATTCCATTCTATAATTGTCCGTATGTGCATCTGGCGGTCGAGAGCGTGCTGGCCCAGAGCTACCCGGATATTGAGCTGATTGTCGTCGATGACGGCTCTACGCTTCACATGGAGAAGCTGGAGCCGTATAGGTCGAGAATCACCTATATCCGCAAGGTGAACGGGGGGACGGCTTCGGCGCTGAACATGGGGATTCAGGCATCCAGCGGAGCGTATTTTGCCTGGTTAAGTGCAGACGATCTGTTCCATCCGGGCAAAATCAGCCGGCAGATGGAAGCCATCCGCAGCTCCAGGGTCTCCTTCAACCATACGGCATATTATTATATCAATGAGCAGGGGGAGCGGTTCTCCGAAATCGCCCGTATGCCGTCCGGCAGCCGGGCAGCGCTGATCCGGACCATGATGTCGGGCTGTCCGGTGAACGGCAGCTCGGTACTGCTCGATATGAGGATTTTCTCTTCCGTAGGCTTGTTCAACGAGGCTCTGCTGTATACACAGGATTATGATATGTGGCTGCGGATCTTGCCGCATTTTGAGTGGTCCTATATCGACCAGCCGCTGCTGGACTATCGTATACATGGCGGAATGGGCTCTGTCCTGTTCAGTGAAGGGCAGAAGCAGGAAATCGCCCTTGTGCAAGCCAGACACCGGGAGACGCTGGCGCAGGTGCTGAGAAAGGAGGAAAGGAAGTGA
- a CDS encoding class I SAM-dependent methyltransferase, with the protein MYREIEVKDFLPVLLEQLKFSESILDIGSGTGTLLERYEAAVVLGLDIHRPYLLHRMYKSPHIIPVHADAGHIDKLFLPGTFSAVTLIDSLEHFPMNEGSELLRKAEIIAANRVVVFTPRGFFPQEGKDHYNLHGEYYQRHWSGWEPEDFLKRGYAVTVLKGYHHAENPSFREAFGEDHAPLDALLACKTV; encoded by the coding sequence ATGTACCGGGAAATCGAAGTGAAGGACTTCCTGCCGGTCCTGCTGGAGCAGCTGAAATTCTCCGAGAGCATTCTGGATATCGGCAGCGGTACCGGTACGCTGCTGGAACGGTATGAAGCGGCTGTTGTGCTGGGACTGGACATTCACAGACCCTATCTGCTGCACCGGATGTATAAATCGCCTCATATCATTCCTGTTCATGCCGATGCCGGCCATATCGATAAGCTGTTCCTGCCGGGAACCTTCTCTGCGGTCACTTTAATTGATTCCCTGGAGCATTTCCCGATGAACGAGGGTTCGGAGCTGCTGCGGAAGGCGGAGATTATCGCTGCGAACCGTGTGGTCGTATTTACGCCCCGGGGCTTCTTCCCGCAGGAAGGCAAGGACCATTATAACCTGCACGGGGAATACTACCAGCGGCACTGGAGCGGCTGGGAGCCGGAGGATTTCCTGAAGCGGGGATATGCTGTTACTGTACTGAAGGGGTATCACCATGCTGAGAACCCCTCCTTCCGGGAAGCCTTTGGCGAGGATCATGCGCCGCTGGATGCCCTGCTTGCCTGCAAAACAGTCTAA
- a CDS encoding glycosyltransferase — protein sequence MKPRVSVVIPFYNCPYIEQALQSALAQSWQPHEIIVVDDGSTMHTDRITPYLPYINYLGKANGGTASALNHGIVHASGDYVVWLSSDDMFYRDKINNQVLFMEQNRLLISYTNFNYINGNSQLTELNAAAVFPSQLDYLRCFLYGNPINGCTVMFKREVFGAIGMFDEALPYTHDYDLWYRAILNGYPPVMLNQSLTAYRRHEGMGTLRHYDVIMAEAAATSARYHAPLSALIASMGG from the coding sequence ATGAAGCCCAGAGTCTCCGTAGTGATTCCCTTTTATAATTGCCCTTATATTGAGCAGGCGCTGCAGAGCGCCCTGGCCCAGTCCTGGCAGCCTCATGAGATTATTGTGGTTGATGACGGGTCAACGATGCATACGGACCGGATCACCCCCTATCTGCCTTATATCAATTATCTGGGCAAAGCCAATGGAGGAACAGCCTCGGCGCTCAACCACGGCATTGTCCATGCCTCGGGGGATTATGTGGTCTGGCTTAGCTCGGATGATATGTTCTACCGGGACAAAATCAATAACCAGGTTCTGTTCATGGAACAGAACCGTTTGCTGATCTCGTATACCAATTTCAACTATATCAACGGAAACTCCCAGCTGACCGAGCTGAACGCGGCGGCGGTGTTCCCGAGCCAGCTTGATTACCTGCGCTGCTTCCTCTACGGCAATCCTATTAACGGATGCACCGTAATGTTCAAGCGCGAGGTGTTTGGCGCCATCGGGATGTTCGATGAGGCTCTGCCGTATACCCATGATTATGATCTGTGGTACCGGGCGATTCTGAACGGGTATCCGCCGGTGATGCTCAACCAGTCCTTGACGGCCTACCGGCGGCATGAGGGCATGGGCACGCTCCGGCATTACGATGTCATCATGGCAGAGGCTGCTGCGACCAGTGCCCGTTATCATGCCCCGCTAAGCGCCCTGATCGCTTCGATGGGCGGTTAG
- a CDS encoding NAD-dependent epimerase/dehydratase family protein: protein MKGRRLLITGAAGFTGRHAVAYFAGTGAEVTAVVRRSGGEAALFPPGVRPYVCDLGDRRAVEAMVTAVKPDQVLHLAGRNSVPESWRDPLLYMETNVMATLYLLEALRSQPAGRILVAGSRLKYRPASEAPPHPYSLSKTLEEMVSLAWGTLFKQPVLMAEPSNLIGPGPSTGFCSLLAGHIVRSETAAAAGEAAPAAFRLSSRQAKRDFLDVRDAVRAYGCILDSGETGRIYRIDSGTERGLGEIAEKLLAHAAVPVPIDWGPEPAEADRGNGSAASAVPAEPSSESAGREATPDGSAGSAVVPGWRPGIGLDQSLADIIGYTRAGKEGRM from the coding sequence ATGAAGGGGCGGCGGCTGCTGATTACCGGGGCTGCCGGCTTCACCGGCAGGCACGCCGTGGCTTATTTTGCCGGCACGGGAGCAGAGGTAACTGCCGTCGTGCGCCGCAGCGGCGGGGAAGCAGCCCTGTTTCCCCCCGGTGTCCGGCCCTATGTCTGCGACCTGGGGGACCGCCGGGCGGTAGAGGCCATGGTCACGGCGGTTAAGCCTGACCAGGTCCTGCATCTGGCCGGCAGGAACTCGGTCCCTGAGTCCTGGCGGGACCCGCTGCTCTATATGGAGACTAATGTTATGGCAACCCTGTATCTGCTTGAGGCGCTGCGCTCCCAGCCGGCCGGCCGTATTCTGGTCGCCGGCTCCCGGCTTAAGTACAGACCGGCCAGCGAAGCTCCCCCTCATCCTTACAGCCTCAGCAAGACGCTGGAGGAGATGGTCTCGCTGGCCTGGGGAACCTTGTTCAAGCAGCCTGTCCTGATGGCGGAGCCCTCGAATCTGATCGGGCCGGGCCCCTCCACAGGCTTCTGCTCTCTGCTGGCCGGGCATATTGTGCGCAGTGAGACGGCTGCGGCAGCCGGAGAGGCTGCGCCCGCAGCGTTCCGGCTCTCCTCGCGTCAGGCTAAGCGTGATTTCCTGGATGTGCGTGACGCCGTGCGGGCGTACGGCTGTATTCTTGACTCTGGAGAGACCGGCAGGATCTACCGCATTGATTCCGGCACGGAGCGCGGGCTTGGAGAGATTGCGGAGAAGCTGCTGGCCCATGCCGCTGTTCCGGTTCCCATAGATTGGGGACCTGAGCCTGCGGAAGCAGACCGGGGGAATGGCTCTGCGGCATCTGCCGTTCCGGCGGAGCCATCTTCTGAATCTGCTGGTAGAGAAGCAACGCCTGACGGCTCCGCAGGCTCTGCTGTTGTTCCAGGCTGGCGGCCCGGAATCGGGCTGGACCAGTCACTGGCGGATATTATCGGCTACACAAGGGCCGGCAAGGAAGGAAGAATGTGA
- a CDS encoding SDR family oxidoreductase translates to MKLLILGGNGMAGHMLAEYFRRQGKHHVFHTTRDKNDLGGLYVDADDIAGVEKLVEIVSPHCMINAMGVLNQFAERDRIGAYHVNGFLPHRLRRAADNIQARLIHISSDCVFEGTRGGYTEEDMPDGTSVYALTKSLGEVHAPGHLTIRTSIIGPEIRQGGIGLMEWFLAQKGRVSGYEHVMWNGVTTLELAKVIDSLLNSELSGLIHLAHPEPVSKYRLLQMMQSVFHKEDVEIIPVQTPVQDRTLVNTRSDVTVELPSYPRMLEELARFMYSRELPT, encoded by the coding sequence GTGAAGCTTCTGATTCTCGGCGGAAATGGTATGGCAGGTCACATGCTGGCGGAATATTTTCGCCGCCAGGGCAAGCATCACGTCTTCCATACAACCCGGGATAAGAACGACCTTGGCGGGTTGTATGTCGATGCAGACGACATCGCCGGTGTAGAGAAGCTGGTCGAGATCGTCTCCCCCCATTGCATGATTAATGCAATGGGGGTACTCAATCAATTTGCGGAACGGGACCGGATCGGCGCGTATCATGTGAACGGGTTCCTCCCCCACCGTCTGCGGCGGGCAGCGGATAATATCCAGGCCCGGCTGATTCATATCAGCAGCGACTGTGTGTTTGAGGGGACGCGCGGAGGGTATACCGAGGAAGACATGCCGGACGGCACATCCGTCTATGCGCTGACCAAAAGCCTTGGCGAAGTACACGCCCCCGGCCATCTGACGATCCGCACCTCCATCATCGGGCCGGAAATCCGCCAGGGCGGCATCGGACTGATGGAATGGTTCCTGGCCCAGAAGGGCCGGGTAAGCGGCTATGAGCATGTGATGTGGAATGGGGTCACCACGCTTGAGCTGGCCAAGGTGATCGATTCCCTGCTGAATTCGGAGCTCTCCGGCCTGATTCATCTGGCCCACCCGGAGCCTGTAAGCAAATACCGGCTGCTGCAGATGATGCAGTCGGTATTCCATAAAGAGGATGTGGAGATTATCCCCGTACAGACCCCGGTTCAGGACCGGACGCTGGTCAACACCCGGAGCGATGTAACGGTAGAGCTGCCGTCTTATCCCCGGATGCTTGAAGAGCTGGCCCGCTTTATGTACAGCCGGGAGCTGCCGACATGA
- a CDS encoding polysaccharide biosynthesis protein, with translation MFNNKRILVTGGTGSWGHELIRQLLPQHPKEIVIFSRSESAQVAMSREFEDQRLSFIIGDIRDKEALVAACRGIDYVFHLAALKHVPVCEDQPYEALKTNVVGTQNVIEAAIANQVEKAIYISTDKAANPSNFYGMTKAIGEKLFVYANLIGSGTRFVTVRGGNVLGTNGSVVHLFMKQIRDKGQVRITDMNMTRFFFTLRDAITLLFKASDVSIGGEIFVMTMPTCRIVDLAEVLIEASGRRDVTMVEAGIRPGEKIHEILMSDFESQTTVVYDEQYLVILPTLDMPELKEHYRTFPPVSFNSFSSENNLMERSEIKEILIRGGFLK, from the coding sequence ATGTTCAATAATAAACGGATTCTGGTTACAGGCGGTACCGGTTCCTGGGGGCATGAGCTGATCCGGCAGCTGCTGCCGCAGCATCCTAAAGAAATCGTTATATTCTCGCGCAGCGAGTCTGCACAGGTAGCCATGAGCCGTGAGTTTGAGGATCAGCGGCTCAGCTTCATCATCGGCGATATCCGTGACAAAGAGGCGCTCGTCGCCGCCTGCCGCGGGATTGATTATGTATTCCATCTGGCGGCGCTCAAGCATGTTCCTGTCTGCGAAGACCAGCCGTATGAGGCGCTCAAGACCAATGTGGTCGGCACGCAGAATGTCATTGAAGCGGCGATTGCCAACCAGGTGGAGAAGGCGATCTATATTTCCACCGACAAGGCGGCCAATCCGTCGAACTTCTACGGCATGACCAAGGCCATCGGCGAGAAGCTGTTCGTCTATGCCAATCTGATCGGTTCGGGCACGCGGTTTGTCACGGTGCGCGGGGGCAATGTTCTGGGCACGAACGGCAGCGTCGTGCATCTGTTCATGAAGCAGATTCGGGATAAGGGGCAGGTACGGATAACCGACATGAACATGACCCGGTTCTTCTTCACCCTGCGCGATGCGATTACGCTGCTGTTCAAGGCCTCCGATGTCAGTATCGGCGGGGAGATCTTTGTCATGACCATGCCGACCTGCCGGATTGTGGATCTGGCCGAGGTGCTGATCGAGGCTTCAGGCCGGCGTGATGTCACTATGGTTGAGGCCGGCATCCGCCCCGGGGAGAAAATCCATGAAATTCTGATGAGCGATTTCGAGAGCCAGACTACAGTTGTCTATGACGAGCAATATCTGGTTATTCTCCCTACCCTGGATATGCCGGAGCTGAAGGAGCATTACCGGACATTCCCTCCGGTGTCCTTCAACAGCTTCAGCTCGGAGAATAACCTGATGGAGCGCTCCGAAATCAAGGAGATTCTGATCCGGGGAGGGTTCCTCAAGTGA